In Virgibacillus sp. NKC19-16, a single genomic region encodes these proteins:
- a CDS encoding mechanosensitive ion channel family protein, which translates to METITNQFTSLWDYLTGPELWIMIGTGILRIILILVLAVTIVKVTRKLVNRLFSNREKGSRIRITERRENTLKKLIKNVVAYVVYFIAFIMILDNVLGFQVGALLAGAGVAGLAIGFGAQNLVRDVISGFFIIFEDQFSVGDYVAVAGVEGTVEEIGLRTTKVLSWTGEMNVLPNGNVTQVTNYSTHNGLSLVDINIPYESNVEDAERIINEVAATLPGKYEFILGTPEIIGVQNLEVSHFVIRVIADTLPGFQWAGERNIRKEMQDQLYKEGIQIPAPRVVMYNRSDRETITEQNREREQ; encoded by the coding sequence ATGGAAACAATCACAAATCAATTCACATCTCTATGGGACTATCTGACTGGTCCAGAACTTTGGATAATGATAGGGACTGGTATCTTAAGGATAATCCTTATTTTAGTTTTGGCCGTTACGATTGTGAAAGTCACTAGAAAACTTGTTAATCGACTCTTTAGCAATAGAGAAAAGGGCAGCCGAATTCGAATTACAGAGCGAAGGGAAAATACGCTTAAGAAATTAATTAAAAATGTTGTCGCGTATGTTGTTTATTTTATTGCTTTTATTATGATTCTCGACAACGTATTAGGTTTTCAGGTAGGAGCGCTCTTGGCTGGTGCTGGTGTTGCCGGGCTAGCAATTGGTTTCGGTGCACAGAATCTAGTGCGTGATGTTATTTCCGGATTCTTTATTATCTTTGAAGACCAATTTTCTGTTGGTGATTATGTAGCAGTGGCCGGAGTTGAAGGAACCGTGGAAGAAATTGGTCTGCGCACGACGAAAGTTTTAAGCTGGACAGGCGAAATGAATGTGCTGCCAAACGGTAATGTCACTCAAGTTACCAATTATTCAACTCATAATGGCTTATCTCTCGTAGATATTAATATTCCATATGAAAGCAATGTTGAAGATGCGGAAAGAATCATTAATGAGGTAGCAGCGACGCTACCCGGAAAATATGAATTTATTTTAGGAACACCGGAGATTATCGGTGTACAGAACTTGGAAGTATCCCATTTTGTCATTCGTGTGATCGCAGATACGCTGCCAGGCTTCCAGTGGGCTGGTGAGCGAAATATCCGAAAAGAAATGCAGGATCAATTATACAAAGAAGGTATCCAAATTCCGGCGCCGCGTGTTGTGATGTATAATCGAAGTGATAGAGAAACAATAACAGAGCAAAATAGGGAGCGCGAACAGTAA
- the rpsF gene encoding 30S ribosomal protein S6 codes for MRKYEIMYIIRPDIEEEAQTALIERFNKVLTDNGAEIDKVDEKGKKRLAYEIQDYRDGYYVVINFSSDVEAINEFDRQAKFSDDIIRHMAIREDDQ; via the coding sequence ATGAGAAAATACGAAATCATGTATATCATCCGCCCAGACATTGAAGAGGAAGCTCAGACAGCATTAATTGAGCGCTTCAATAAGGTTTTAACCGATAATGGCGCGGAGATTGATAAAGTTGATGAAAAAGGCAAGAAACGTCTTGCTTATGAAATTCAAGACTATCGTGATGGATATTATGTAGTCATTAACTTCAGCAGTGATGTAGAGGCAATTAATGAATTTGATCGCCAAGCGAAGTTCTCTGATGATATTATTCGTCATATGGCAATTCGAGAAGATGATCAATAA
- the ychF gene encoding redox-regulated ATPase YchF gives MSLTAGIVGLPNVGKSTLFNAITQAGVEAANYPFATIDPNVGIVEVPDDRLNKLTELVKPKKTIPTAFEFTDIAGIVEGASKGEGLGNQFLSHIRQVDAICQVVRCFQDDDITHVSGKINPIDDIEIINLELILADLETVNKRLQRVEKMARQKDKEALAEQDVLNHLKAGLEGEKSVRSLEFTEDQWKIVKGLHLLTSKPTLYVANVNEDEIADPDANENVQRVKSYAANEGAEVIIVCAKIEAEIAELEQEEKEMYLDELGIAESGLDQLIKASYQLLGLATYFTAGEQEVRAWTFRKGIKAPQAAGIIHTDFERGFIRAETVSYDDLMDAGSMNKARENGNVRLEGKEYFVKDGDVIHFRFNV, from the coding sequence ATGTCTTTGACAGCAGGAATTGTCGGACTTCCCAATGTAGGAAAATCTACACTTTTCAATGCAATTACACAAGCTGGGGTGGAAGCGGCGAATTATCCGTTTGCTACAATTGATCCCAATGTCGGCATTGTAGAGGTTCCCGACGATCGCTTAAATAAATTAACAGAGTTAGTAAAACCGAAAAAAACAATACCAACAGCTTTTGAATTTACGGATATTGCAGGTATTGTGGAAGGTGCAAGTAAGGGGGAGGGACTAGGAAACCAATTTCTTTCCCATATTCGCCAAGTTGACGCGATTTGTCAGGTGGTGCGTTGTTTCCAGGATGATGATATCACACACGTATCCGGCAAAATTAACCCAATTGATGATATTGAAATCATTAATCTGGAATTAATTTTAGCTGACCTGGAGACAGTTAATAAGCGTTTGCAACGCGTCGAAAAAATGGCTAGGCAAAAGGACAAAGAGGCTTTAGCTGAACAGGACGTTCTCAATCACCTAAAAGCTGGCCTGGAAGGGGAAAAGTCCGTAAGATCACTGGAGTTCACAGAAGACCAATGGAAGATTGTAAAAGGGCTTCATTTACTAACAAGCAAACCAACACTGTATGTGGCAAATGTGAATGAAGATGAGATTGCGGATCCGGACGCGAATGAGAATGTGCAAAGGGTAAAATCGTATGCTGCTAACGAAGGCGCAGAGGTTATTATTGTCTGTGCGAAAATCGAAGCGGAAATTGCTGAACTTGAGCAGGAAGAAAAAGAAATGTACTTAGATGAGTTGGGCATTGCCGAATCCGGCCTGGATCAGCTTATCAAAGCTTCCTATCAATTACTGGGTTTGGCTACGTATTTCACGGCCGGAGAGCAGGAAGTACGCGCATGGACATTCCGCAAAGGCATTAAAGCACCACAAGCAGCAGGAATCATCCACACTGATTTTGAAAGAGGCTTTATTCGTGCAGAAACCGTCTCCTACGATGATTTAATGGATGCAGGATCCATGAATAAAGCCCGCGAAAATGGTAATGTTCGTTTAGAAGGCAAGGAATATTTCGTCAAAGACGGCGATGTTATCCATTTCCGGTTTAATGTGTAA
- the yyaC gene encoding spore protease YyaC: MNLKNRFNPKKETMRMLHTDPELLTRMSEKIISWLLPFPREYIVVCIGTDRSTGDALGPLAGTTFSAMKPKHLTIYGTLHEPVHATNLEEYFKQINNNHRNPYIIAVDACLGKDHSIGQLITATGPVKPGAALNKPLPAIGDMHITGVVNIGGFMEHAILQNTRLSVVTDMANKIALLLSVIDSRMTSNHPLTAVIKQQEHSKTI, encoded by the coding sequence ATGAATCTTAAAAACCGTTTTAATCCGAAAAAAGAGACGATGAGAATGTTACATACCGATCCCGAATTACTCACGAGAATGAGTGAAAAAATAATTTCATGGCTTCTTCCATTCCCGCGTGAGTATATCGTTGTCTGTATCGGGACAGATCGTTCTACAGGAGATGCACTCGGGCCATTAGCCGGGACAACCTTCTCCGCAATGAAACCAAAGCATCTAACCATTTATGGAACCTTACACGAACCAGTCCATGCAACAAATTTAGAAGAATACTTCAAACAAATTAACAATAATCACCGAAACCCTTATATCATTGCAGTTGATGCCTGTCTGGGAAAGGATCATTCTATAGGTCAGCTTATTACGGCGACAGGACCAGTAAAGCCAGGCGCAGCCCTAAACAAGCCACTCCCAGCAATTGGGGACATGCATATTACTGGAGTAGTCAACATTGGCGGATTTATGGAACATGCCATTTTACAAAACACAAGACTTTCCGTTGTAACAGACATGGCAAATAAAATAGCATTATTGTTGAGTGTGATTGACTCTCGGATGACATCTAATCATCCGCTTACTGCAGTTATCAAACAGCAGGAGCATTCAAAAACGATATGA
- a CDS encoding transporter: protein MQRVMKIAYEGIMILLVMLTIITIWTEDTYNSTVNFIVWIIFFADFSIRLLIYKEKWNFIKQNPFMLLAIIPLDQFFQVARIVRVFYLFRIKTIVKYYVTPYVEKLTYKSITIVGSIFLILLLVASVVIWNLESSVSTFINALFVVGSHLLFFGHQIFTIENAVSIWILTATTIVGVVLQGLGLQWAFNKVEALIKRRKDRKSLSREA, encoded by the coding sequence ATGCAACGCGTGATGAAAATTGCATATGAGGGAATTATGATTCTCCTAGTTATGCTTACAATCATTACAATATGGACTGAAGACACCTATAATTCAACTGTGAATTTCATTGTATGGATTATATTTTTTGCTGACTTTTCCATCCGGTTATTAATCTATAAGGAAAAGTGGAATTTTATTAAACAAAATCCATTTATGCTTCTGGCTATCATTCCATTAGATCAGTTCTTTCAGGTGGCTAGAATTGTACGGGTGTTTTATTTATTCCGAATTAAAACGATTGTAAAATATTATGTGACACCATATGTAGAGAAGCTCACGTATAAATCAATCACAATCGTAGGCTCCATCTTTCTCATTCTATTATTAGTTGCATCTGTCGTTATTTGGAACCTGGAAAGTTCCGTTTCTACCTTTATTAATGCTTTATTTGTTGTGGGAAGTCATTTATTATTCTTCGGCCATCAAATTTTCACCATTGAAAATGCCGTTTCAATTTGGATATTAACAGCTACAACGATTGTAGGCGTCGTACTTCAAGGATTAGGACTGCAATGGGCGTTTAATAAAGTGGAAGCTCTTATAAAAAGAAGAAAAGATCGGAAATCCTTATCGCGCGAAGCCTAA
- a CDS encoding DUF554 domain-containing protein: MVLFGTLVNGALIVAGSLLGLFFTKIPERFKETVMHGIGLAVLFIGLQMAFETDKIIVVLLSLLTGGIIGELLRLEEGLNRLGGWIGSKFTTTKDDFSVAQGFVTASLIFVIGAMAVIGALDSGLRGDHELLITKGVMDGFVALVLTTTLGFGVMLSVVPVVLYQGAIALLATYINQWLPEAFLNGLIVELTAVGGLLILAIGFNLLKITQIRIGNLLPSIVTVAVVYYIYQLF, from the coding sequence ATGGTTTTATTCGGTACATTAGTGAATGGGGCGTTAATTGTTGCTGGAAGTTTACTTGGCTTATTTTTTACAAAAATTCCAGAAAGATTTAAGGAAACAGTCATGCATGGAATTGGGCTTGCTGTACTGTTTATTGGATTACAAATGGCTTTTGAAACAGACAAAATTATTGTTGTTCTATTAAGTTTGCTTACCGGAGGAATTATTGGTGAGTTGCTACGTTTGGAGGAGGGACTTAACCGACTCGGGGGATGGATAGGCAGCAAATTCACAACAACAAAAGATGACTTTAGTGTAGCACAGGGTTTTGTGACGGCATCTTTAATATTTGTCATTGGTGCTATGGCAGTTATTGGAGCTTTGGATAGCGGCCTTCGCGGTGACCATGAGCTATTAATAACCAAGGGGGTTATGGATGGATTTGTTGCGCTTGTGTTAACAACAACATTAGGTTTTGGTGTTATGCTTTCTGTCGTTCCTGTTGTGCTTTATCAGGGGGCAATTGCATTACTCGCAACATATATCAACCAATGGCTGCCAGAGGCTTTTCTGAACGGATTGATTGTAGAGCTCACTGCTGTAGGAGGACTTTTGATTCTAGCAATCGGATTTAACCTATTAAAAATTACACAAATCCGTATTGGGAATCTATTACCATCTATCGTGACAGTTGCTGTAGTCTATTATATCTATCAACTATTTTAA
- a CDS encoding ParA family protein: MGKIMSIANQKGGVGKTTSSVNLSAGLAQLGNKVLLVDIDPQGNATSGVGINKADMNQCIYNVLVEDLPAEEVCVSTNVSNLDIIPATIQLSGAEIELVQIISREIRLKNSLAELKETYDYIIIDCPPSLGLLTLNALTASDTVLIPVQCEYYALEGLSQLLNTIRLVQKHLNNHLMIEGVLLTMLDARTNLGIQVIEEVKKYFQDKVYKSVIPRTVRLGEAPSHGQPILTYDPKSKGADVYLELAKEVVANGERVG; this comes from the coding sequence ATGGGAAAAATTATGTCCATCGCAAATCAAAAAGGTGGCGTTGGAAAGACAACTTCATCGGTTAACTTAAGTGCAGGACTTGCACAATTAGGTAATAAAGTATTACTTGTAGATATAGATCCACAAGGAAACGCGACAAGTGGCGTAGGTATTAATAAAGCGGATATGAATCAATGTATCTATAATGTTTTAGTAGAAGATTTACCAGCTGAGGAAGTTTGTGTTTCAACAAATGTAAGCAACTTAGATATTATACCTGCAACGATTCAACTTTCTGGAGCAGAAATTGAACTAGTCCAGATCATATCACGAGAAATAAGGCTTAAAAATTCTTTAGCAGAGCTCAAAGAAACATATGATTACATTATTATCGATTGTCCACCATCTTTAGGATTATTAACGCTAAATGCATTAACAGCATCAGACACAGTATTGATTCCAGTCCAGTGTGAATACTATGCACTTGAGGGGCTAAGCCAGTTATTAAATACAATACGCCTTGTGCAAAAACATTTAAATAACCATTTAATGATCGAAGGTGTATTGCTGACAATGCTGGATGCCCGAACAAATTTAGGAATACAGGTAATTGAAGAGGTTAAAAAATATTTTCAGGATAAAGTCTATAAATCTGTCATTCCACGTACGGTACGTTTAGGAGAGGCCCCAAGTCATGGGCAGCCAATTCTTACGTATGATCCAAAATCAAAAGGAGCAGATGTATATCTTGAATTAGCAAAGGAAGTGGTTGCCAATGGCGAAAGGGTTGGGTAA
- a CDS encoding DUF951 domain-containing protein: protein MVDKHFGLNDVVQMKKSHPCGENRWKIIRMGMDIRIKCQGCGHSVMIPRREFTKKMKKILEKAENE from the coding sequence ATGGTGGATAAACACTTTGGATTGAACGATGTCGTACAGATGAAAAAGTCGCATCCTTGCGGAGAAAATCGCTGGAAAATTATTCGTATGGGAATGGATATACGGATTAAATGTCAGGGTTGCGGGCACAGTGTTATGATCCCACGAAGGGAATTTACCAAGAAAATGAAAAAAATACTGGAAAAAGCAGAAAATGAATAA
- a CDS encoding ParB/RepB/Spo0J family partition protein, producing the protein MAKGLGKGINALFPDIEKQDDDTVHEIAIGECRPNPYQPRKNFQADAIEELKESILEYGIIQPLIVRKSIKGYEIVVGERRYRAAKEAGLETVPAVVKELTDEKMMELGLLENLQREDLTPIEEAHAYANLMNELKVTQDELSKRLGKSRSHIANIVRLLSLPDQVIAYINNGELSMGHGRALLGLKNKDKLVTFVNKIRKENLNVRQVEQLIIQLNEEPAPKKKEKLKKDVFIQERESVLRDRLGTGVTIHRGKRKGKIEIEFYTDDDLERLIDVLEK; encoded by the coding sequence ATGGCGAAAGGGTTGGGTAAAGGTATTAATGCTTTATTTCCTGACATTGAGAAACAAGACGATGATACAGTCCATGAAATTGCTATAGGCGAATGTAGACCGAATCCTTATCAACCTAGAAAAAACTTCCAGGCAGATGCCATAGAGGAATTGAAGGAATCTATCTTAGAATACGGGATTATTCAGCCATTAATTGTCCGCAAAAGCATTAAAGGGTATGAAATTGTAGTAGGGGAACGACGCTATCGTGCTGCGAAAGAGGCTGGCCTGGAAACTGTTCCTGCTGTTGTAAAAGAACTAACGGACGAAAAAATGATGGAACTTGGATTACTGGAAAACCTGCAACGAGAAGATTTAACACCAATCGAAGAAGCACACGCGTATGCTAATTTAATGAACGAGCTAAAAGTAACACAGGATGAACTATCAAAGCGTTTAGGTAAAAGCCGCTCCCACATAGCTAATATTGTTCGCCTGCTCTCTTTGCCTGATCAAGTAATTGCATATATTAATAATGGAGAACTTTCAATGGGGCATGGACGTGCATTATTAGGATTAAAGAATAAAGATAAATTAGTCACGTTTGTTAATAAAATACGCAAAGAAAATTTGAATGTCAGACAGGTAGAACAGTTAATCATCCAATTAAATGAAGAGCCTGCACCAAAGAAAAAGGAAAAACTGAAAAAGGATGTATTTATACAGGAAAGAGAATCTGTATTAAGAGATCGTCTAGGAACGGGTGTAACTATTCATCGGGGTAAACGTAAAGGGAAGATCGAAATTGAATTTTATACGGATGATGACCTGGAGCGTCTCATTGATGTATTGGAAAAATAA
- a CDS encoding YkvI family membrane protein, with protein sequence MWSAGLKWMFLIIGTTIGAGYASGRELWQFFGHESGLAILLFVIFFSVSCGVILKVSYERKSTQYLPVLREIVGGRLTGFYDVMIFLYLFTTTVVMIAGSGATGQAFNLPYWLGIGIMVIALIILFLKDINGLLAMNQFILPLLLGGLLFILLLFTIDQELALFSHWQEQRNWTAAFPFTALNILPLIAVLGAIGNKIRSRQEIWIACVGSGLILGVISYIYNNSLIQIADELLLYEIPLFAILKHYPFEILILMSILLWFAIFTTAAAGVLGIVTRIKDYFKKPLWLIVIVTLATMIPLTQLGFSTLVAYVYPVYGILNLYVLTRLLLYPIWNKMENRHSN encoded by the coding sequence ATGTGGAGTGCAGGTCTGAAATGGATGTTTTTAATTATAGGGACGACAATTGGAGCAGGTTATGCTTCCGGAAGAGAATTATGGCAATTTTTTGGCCATGAAAGTGGACTGGCTATTCTTTTGTTTGTTATCTTTTTCTCGGTGTCATGTGGTGTGATTTTAAAGGTTAGTTATGAGCGTAAATCAACACAGTATCTGCCGGTATTACGTGAAATTGTGGGTGGAAGATTAACCGGATTCTATGATGTTATGATATTTTTATATTTGTTCACGACTACTGTTGTCATGATTGCTGGAAGTGGGGCGACAGGACAGGCGTTTAACTTACCCTATTGGTTGGGTATAGGTATTATGGTTATTGCTTTGATTATTTTATTTTTGAAGGATATAAATGGTTTATTAGCAATGAATCAATTTATTTTGCCGCTTTTACTTGGCGGGCTTCTATTTATTCTATTATTATTTACCATCGATCAGGAGTTGGCATTGTTTTCCCATTGGCAGGAACAGCGGAATTGGACTGCAGCATTCCCGTTTACGGCATTGAATATTCTGCCATTAATAGCGGTACTTGGAGCAATTGGGAATAAGATCAGATCAAGGCAGGAAATTTGGATTGCGTGTGTGGGTAGTGGACTTATATTAGGGGTTATTTCCTATATTTACAATAATAGCTTAATTCAAATTGCTGATGAATTGTTGTTATATGAAATACCTTTATTTGCGATACTGAAGCATTATCCATTTGAAATACTTATATTGATGAGTATTCTGCTTTGGTTTGCTATTTTCACAACGGCAGCAGCTGGGGTGCTTGGAATTGTAACTAGGATAAAGGACTATTTTAAGAAACCCTTATGGTTGATTGTCATCGTAACCTTAGCTACAATGATTCCATTAACGCAATTAGGATTTTCAACATTGGTTGCCTATGTTTACCCTGTGTATGGGATATTAAATTTATATGTACTGACCCGATTGTTGTTATACCCGATTTGGAACAAAATGGAAAATAGACACAGTAATTGA
- the ssb gene encoding single-stranded DNA-binding protein, translated as MLNRVVLVGRLTKDPDLRYTPSGVAVANFTVAVNRPFTNQQGNRDADFLNCVVWRRPAENLANYMKKGSMIGVDGRLQSRTFEGQDGKTVFVTEVVADSVQFLESKGASQERGQDTSGFQNRNQNQNQAPWQNQNQNQNQEDPFKNNGEPIDISDDDLPF; from the coding sequence ATGTTAAATCGTGTCGTACTAGTAGGCAGGTTAACGAAGGATCCTGATTTACGTTATACACCAAGCGGAGTGGCAGTAGCCAACTTTACCGTTGCAGTTAATCGTCCATTTACGAACCAACAGGGGAATCGTGATGCGGACTTTCTTAACTGTGTGGTTTGGCGCAGACCGGCCGAAAACCTTGCGAACTACATGAAAAAAGGTAGCATGATCGGTGTAGACGGCCGCCTTCAGTCACGTACATTTGAAGGACAAGATGGTAAAACAGTCTTCGTAACAGAAGTTGTTGCAGATAGTGTACAATTCTTAGAATCAAAAGGTGCCTCTCAAGAAAGAGGACAGGACACATCAGGATTCCAAAACAGAAATCAGAATCAAAACCAGGCTCCATGGCAGAACCAAAATCAGAACCAAAATCAAGAGGACCCATTTAAAAATAATGGAG